The Ignavibacteriales bacterium genome contains the following window.
TTAAATCCCAAACCGTTAGGTAACGAACTACACTCTGTTTATTTTTATGATGAATTGAACGGATGGGCATTCGGCGGATCATCCGTATTAAGAATGCGTGAAGGTTCACCAAACTTTACCATTGTTCCAACAGAATGTATATTATTTGAAAACAATATATCCCGGTAGAGAAGCAACAAAAAGATATTTAAATAGAGAGGAATAGAAATGAAATATTTAGATAAAGAAGAAAAAGATTTAATTGAATCTTACGAAAAAGGTGAATGGAAAGCCATCAAAAAGAAAAACCAAAAGAATTATATAATAGCAGCAAAAGAAAGCATATCTAAAAACAAACGAATAAACATTCGATTGACTTCAAAGGATTATCACGATATTCAAGTGAAAGCAATAGAACAAGGAATTCCCTATCAAACATTAATTTCCAGCATAATCCATAAGTATAATAAAGGGGAATTAAAATCTTCAGCAATATAGTGTCAATGGTATAATACAGTGTCGGAAAGAAAACATTCAAACTGAAGGCAAACTTGTAATGATGAAGCCAAAATTCAATCCGCTAGTTTTATGAAAATTAAGATGAAGAATTTTGTTAAGCCAGTCATTAACCGGGAAGTTATTTTATTATTTGTAATTGCGTTTTTACTTTCTTGATTTTAGTGGCAGCAACACTGTATGCCGTTATACCGGTAGCTTCAAATTCGAAAAATATCCTTTTATGAATTATTAAAGAGAAAGAGAAATCTTTAATGCTTTATCTATTTCACTCATTTTTGATTTACTTAATGAACCATATTTGGTGATTAATCTTGCGTCTTTGTCAACAGTTCTAATTTGTCCACAATCAACGTAGCTTTCTTCCTTTAAAACGCCCTCACCTTTTTCAATAAATATCATAATGCATGAAACAATTTATTTATAATTTGAATTCAACTTATTAACAATTTGTTAATGCTGCCTTAACATTAACTTAACATTCATAAAGTAATTTTAGACGAGAATTTTTTTAAACAAGGAGTATCTATGAAAAATTTGTTTTTACTAATTGGCTTTTTTGTAATCTCATTATTTAAACTGCAGGCGCAGGATGTAAAAGAAAATGTAAAATTTAGCGGCTTAATGTTCGGCGACTACTTTTACAACATTGATAATTCGGATATAACCAAGAAGGATTTAAGCGGATTTCAATTTAGAAGAATATACATTACCACTGACTATAATATTGCAGAAAATTTTGAAACTCGTTTCAGATTGGAAGCTGATCAGGGTGCTGGATCATTAACCGCCGGTGGAAAAATTGGCGTTATGGTTAAAGATGCATATTTAAAATGGAAAGGAATTTTCAGCGGATCGGATATGATTTTTGGTATTTCTCCTACTCCCGCTTTTGATGTATCCGAAGGAGCTTTTCAGTATCGCGCAATAGAAAAAACTATTATGGATCTATTCAGTATCGTTCCTTCAAGAGATTTTGGAGTTGATCTAAAAGGTAAATTAACAGAAAGCGGTTCTGTAAATTATTGGTTTAAAATTGCTAATAATTCCGGCAACGCTCCGGAAACAGATAAGTATAAAAGATTTTACGCGCAATTTCAGTTGAAACCTGTTGAAGGATTTATAGCTACTTTTTATGGTGATTTTGCATCGAAGGCAAATAAACTTGATAAATTCGATAACCAGACAAAATCAAACGATCAGGTAGTTGGGGCAGTATTTCTGAATTACAAAAACAAGGATAATTTTTCGATTGGAGCCGAATCATTTTACAGAAGTATTCAGAATAATTTTAGTAAAACCTCCACTCAGGCGTTGCAAAACCAAAATAGTTTTGGAGTTTCTTTTTGGGCTTGGGCTTCTTTGTCGGAAAAATTTAGAGTGGTTGGAAGATTTGATAATTATGATCCTAATTCTGATAACTCAAATGATGCCGTGTTATTATTACTTGCCGGTATCGATTTTAGACCTGTTAAAAATGTAAGCATTATTCCAAACTTTGAACTATTCAAATATGAAGGAAAAGATCCAAAAGATTTAGTCGGTAGAGTAACATTTTATTATCAATTTTAATAAAGGAGTGAAAATGAAATTTCGAATAATCATATCAACACTATTAGCCATTTACTTTTCTTCAACTTCAATTGCGCAATTACAATTGAATGGAGCAGGTGCAACTTTTCCTTTTGTTATATATTCTAAATGGTTTGATGAATACAAAAATGCGACTGGTGTTCAATTCAATTATCAATCAATTGGCAGCGGTGGTGGCATCAAACAAATTATTGAAGGAACTGTAGATTTTGGTGCAACTGATGGACCTATGACTGATCAACAATTAGCTGATGCTAAAACTAAACAGGGTACAGATATTCTGCACATTCCAACTGTAATGGGAGCGGATGTTGTGTGTTATAATTTACCTGGTGTTGCCAAAGGGCTTAAGTTCGACGGTGAAACCCTATCGGCTATATTTTTGGGAAAAATTACAATGTGGAACGATGCCGGTATTAAAAAACTAAATCCAAAATTAAATCTTCCTAATAAAGCAATTATTGTTGCGCATCGTTCTGATGGAAGCGGAACCACTTATATTTTTACAGATTATTTAACAAAAGCCAGCAAGGAATGGGAATCGAAAGTTGGTAAAGGAACTTCAGTTAACTGGCCTGTTGGTTTGGGTGGAAAGGGTAACGAAGGTGTTGCCGGTTTGGTAAAGCAAACTGAAGGATCAATCGGTTATGTTGAATTAGCTTATGCAGTAAAAAATAATATTGCATACGCTGATATGAAAAATAAAGCCGGTAAATTTATCGAAGCAACTTTTGCTTCAGTTAGTGCGGCTGCCGAAGGCGCTTCCAAAAATATGCCTTCAGATCTACGCGTTTCAATTACTGACGCGGACGGAAAAGATTCTTATCCAATTTCAGGATTTACCTGGTTGCTTATTTATCAAAATATAAAAGATGATGCAAAAGCTAAAGCATTGGTAAAATTCTTAAAATGGGCAATGAATAAAGGACAATCCTATGCTACCGGGCTTTACTATGCTCCACTTCCAAAAGCCGTAGTTAAGCTGTGTGAAAAGAAAATCAGTTTAATTACTGTGAATGGCAAAAAAATTAAATAGTGCTTGTAAGTGATTATTGGATAGTGTTGAAATTAAAACAGCTAAAAAAAACATAATAAAAAAATTCTTTTCATCGTACAACTTCGGCGATTTCATATTCGAAAGACTGACACTACTCTTTGCGATGTCAGTCTTTCTTCTTGTTTTGTTGATGGGTTACGAGATGTACCAGGGTTCCAGAATTTCCATTGAAAAATTTGGGTGGAGTTTTTTAACCAACTCTACATGGGATCCGGTTAGGGAAATTTATGGTGCTTTGCCTATCATTTATGGTACTCTGGTATCTTCATTCCTATCTTTAATCCTGGCATTACCACTTAGTATTGGAGTGGCAATTTATCTGTCAGAAGTAGCTCCACCCTGGTTAGAGAAACCTCTTTCATTTTTAGTGGAACTTCTGGCAGGTATTCCAAGTGTTATCTACGGTTTATGGGGAATTTTTGTATTAGTTCCTTTGATACGAAATTATATTGAACCTTATTTATCGGATAAGCTTGGATTTTTACCATTCTTCCGCGGTGCACCTTATGGATTTGGAATGTTAGCCGCTGTTTTGATTTTAACAATTATGGTGCTGCCAATAATTTCTTCCATTACCCGTGACGTGTTAAAGTCTGTTCCACATTCCCTGCGAGAAGCTGCATTAGCGCTTGGTGCAACTAAATGGCAATCCACTATTATTATTTTAAAGGATGCTAAATCCGGAATACTTGGCGCAACCATGCTTGGTTTTGGAAGAGCAATTGGAGAAACAATGGCTGTAACTATGGTTATTGGCAACAGAGCTTTAATTTCTCCATCCTTATTTGATCCATCTTACACAATGGCAAGTTTAATAGCAAATGAATTTACTGAAGCAACCTCGGATATGTATATGAGTGCATTGATTCAGCTTGCGCTGGTTCTTTTTATAATTACAATAATTATTAATGCACTTGCAAGGTTCCTGGTTTGGAGTATGAGCAGGAAATGGAAAACGATATAATGAATTCAAAATTTTTCTTTTATAGAAAAAAAATAACAAGCACAATTATGATGTCTTTGACATTTGTTGCTGCATTGGCAGCAATTGTTCCGTTAGTTTTCATTTTCTATTATACAATTTCTAAAGGCATTACTTATTTCAATTTTAGTTTTTTTATTTCCATGCCCAAATCGGTTGGTGAAACTGGTGGTGGAATGGCTAATGCAATTGTTGGTACATTAATTTTAATTGGTATTGGTGGCGCAATTGGAATTCCCGTTGGCATAATGACAGGAACATATTTATCAGAATTTGGTAATAACAAATTTGGGTTTTTAGTAAGGTTTTTAACTGATGTATTAAGCGGCATTCCTTCTATTGTTGTTGGTGTAGTTGCTTACACTATGATTGTAGTTCCTATGAAGCATTTTTCTGCATTTGCTGGTGGGGTTGCTCTGGGAATTTTAATGATACCAACAATAACAAGAACAACAGAGGAAATGATAAAGCTGGTTCCTCATTCTTTGCGCGAAGCTGGGTTAGCATTAGGAATACCGAAATGGAAAACTACTACTGCAATTATTTTGCGTACGGCATGGAAAGGAATTGCGACCGGTGTTTTACTTGGTTTATCAAGAGCTGCCGGAGAAACCGCTCCTTTACTTTTTACTGCTTTAGGTAACCGTTTTTGGTCCACCAATGTTGGGCAGCCAATTGCTTCATTAACAGTATACATTTACGATTATGCCAAAGCTCCTTTTGAAGATTGGAATCAACAAGCCTGGACTGGTGCGTTAGTGCTGATATTGCTAATCTCAATTTTAAGTTTGTTGTTTAGAATTATAACTCGATCAAAATATAAATCAAATTAAATCTTCCGGATAAAAATGGATATCAAATTATCAATTAAAAACTTAGAAGCGTATTATGGCAAAAATAAAGTTTTAAAAGACATCTCAATGGAAATTCCCAAAAATAAAGTTGTGGCAATTATCGGTCCTTCTGGATGCGGTAAATCAACATTTATAAGATGTCTTAATAGAATGCACGAAGTTGTTGGCGGTACAATTAAAGGATCAATTTTACTTGATGGAGAGGAACTAACAAAAACTGACCCGGTACTATTAAGAAAAAGGGTGGGGATGGTATTTCAGAAACCAAATCCTTTTCCGACAATGTCTATTTTCAATAATGTTGCCGCAGGATTAAGATTAAATGGAATCCGAAACAAAAAATTAATTACGCCAATTGTTGAAAGGTGTTTGCAGCAAGCTGCACTTTGGGATGAAGTAAAAGATAATTTAGGTGATTCCGGAGCAAATATTTCCGGCGGACAGCAGCAAAGATTATGTATTGCCAGAACGCTCGCCGTTGATCCGGAAATAATTTTAATGGATGAGCCGGCAAGTGCACTGGATCCTATTTCAACTGCCAAGATTGAGGAGCTTATTTTTAAATTAAAAAAGAACTATACAATTGTTATTGTTACACATAACATGCAGCAGGCTGCAAGAGTAAGCGATTACACCGCCTTCTTCTATTTAGGTGAACTTATTGAATATGACGTGACTAAAAAAATATTTACAAACCCGGCAAAAAAACAAACCGAGGATTATATAACCGGCAGGTTCGGTTAAGCAATAAAACTGACTTAAAAGTATTACAAACCAAAAGGTAAAAATGCTTACACAATTTGAAATAAAAATTGAAGAAATAAAGAAGAACATTTTAGTGATGGCAAGTATTGTGGATGCAATGGTAGAAGATGCCTTTGCAGCAATTGAAAAAAATGATGCAGAATTCATTGCATCAATAAAACTACGTGATAAAACAGTTGATGAGTATGACATTCTGATCCAGGAAAAGTGCGAAGGTGTTTTAGCGTTGTTCCAACCAGTTGCAACAGACCTGAGGTACATCATCACAGTGCTGATGATAAATAATCAACTTGAACGATGCGGTGATATTGCAGTAAATATTTCTCAAAGAATTAAAAAACTGGGTGATGCTAAAAATCTTTTCCGTGAATCTGAAATAATTGATATGGGGAAACAAGCCCGGTTAATGGTAAAAGAAGCAATTGATTCATTTATTAATGAAGATATTTCGCTTGCCAGAACTATACGTGAAAAAGATAAAATTGTTGATTCTTATAACAAAACAATTTTTAATTTTCTTGTGGAAAAAATGCAGGCGGATAGTTCTGTTATAAATCCAGCTTCTCATATGATAATAATTTCCAAACATATTGAACGGCTGGCTGATCACGCGAAGAATATTGCAGAAGAAGTTGTTTTTTTAATTGATGCAGAAATTGTTGTGCATAGGAAAAATTTAAAAGAATAGTAATATTACGCAGGCCATCTAATTATTCAATTTCCAAGTTGGTTCAGTTTCCAGATATCTTTCTGATTGATCCGAAGTACCGGTGAGATTGCGAGAATACCAGTCTTACCAATATTTTTCTTAAGATATTTTAATTCGTTTAGTTTTTGTTGTACATCTTCATCTTTATTAACTGCAAACCCACTTTCAGTTAGCAGCAAATTGCTTTTTGCTCTTAAAGATAATTCCAGGTATAAACGAATATAGCAAATCATATCAATAATAATTTCACCTGGAAAGCGATCCTTTATTGAAATTATATACCTACCACTTTTGGTTTGGGAAAATTGCCCGCTCTTTGCCATATTTAGTAAACGCAGCTCGGTATCAAATTCTATCTCCAACCATTTCCTCAACGATTTTTCATTCTGCTCGAAGATTAAAATAATTATGAATGGAACACTGACGCAGATAACTAATGTTGAAATTAGCGGTGACACAATAAACTGGTTGTAAATGGAATGCAGAACTACAGCCGCAATTAAGCCCGGAAAAAACAAATAAAATCTAAAAGATTCTTTTTGACTAAACATATTCATAAAAATGACTGAAAATATTAATGTGCAGCTACCATGCATTAATGCTGTTCCAAATCCGCGTACAATCCAGATTGTTAAATTACTGCTGTCAATCATATTCAGATAATAAATATTTTCTACAAACGAAAAGCCGGCGCCAATTGCAAAACCTAAAACTGCTCCATCAATTAAAAATCCAATTCTGCCCCGGTACATTAGCAAAATAATTATTGATGCTTTCAAAGTTTCTTCTATCAGCGGGGCAATATATTTTGAGTAGGTAATAAAACTTATTTGCAATTCGTTTAAGAGAAATGAATTTATTAAGTAAGATATTCCGGCACTAATCATTCCCCAAATCAAGCAGGAAATTAAATCAAAGTACTTAACCAGCTTAAAGCTGTCTATGTAAATTAGAAAAAGTAGAAATATAAATACCGGTATTAAAGCAACTATAAAATTCATTTCTGGTTATCGCTTATAAAAGTTTTAGTGATAACATTACTTCATCAGATGGTTTCTGATATTTATTGAATGCCTTTCCATAACCAACAGAAATGGTTGACTTCAGAAGGGAGAAAAGCACAACTTCAAAATCGAGTTGAGTGCCGACATTTAAATACTGCTGACGTAAATCGCTTTTATCAAAATTTGTAATTAGTCCAGAGGAAAAGAAAGCAATTCTTGCAAAGGTTGAATAGAAAGATAGAAATCCCATTTCTCTAAATCTTAAAGCAGGTAAATCCCACTCAATTAAACATTTGCTAAAGTTAGTTCCACCAAGTGAATTTAATTCCATTCCGGGAAAGCTGTAATAGGTTCTATATCTTCTAACTTCCTGGTAATCAACATAGTTATTTCCGAATCCGCCGAAATAAAAATTAGCAAACGCATCAGCCCTGTTATTTGCAAAAGAATTTCCTACCGAACCTCTAAACCATATTGATGAATGATTCCACGGAGTTAAGAACCCATAATTCAAATTTGCCCATACACGGGGATAAAAATTCTTATTAACATAATTATTTTTTGAATTGAACTGGAATGAGAAACCAGCTTCGTCATCAACACTACCAAGTGATTTTCTAAAGCGTGAATATTTTATGTCTCCGCTTAATGAGTAAAGTTTATCGAATGAAGCCGCCACGTTTTGATAATCAGGTACTCTTTCCAAATCTCCAAAAGCTGCTGCACGGATTGTGTAATCCATTTTTTTTGGCGTTTCATCAATTAACATTTCATTGTATTGCAAAAGAAAGGAGTAACCAGCCCGGCTTGTTTTTGTTGGTCCAAACAAATCATAGAAATCCGCATGATTATATTCTGCCTCAAACTCCCAGTTCCAATACCGCATTGCTAATCCTAAATGTATTCTCTGCTTATTCTGAATTAATTTATTCGGCGAATAAGAAGCCGACATTGATATTGAGGAAAGTTGGATCGGATCCTGTAATTCCAATCTTAAACCATAGGATGGAAAAACTTTGTATCCTTCAACTATCGGGTAAAGGGAAGTGAACCGTAAATAATTGAAGGGAGCATACCCACCATTATATATTGTTAAAGAATCAATTTTTATTTGAGCGGGTGAGCCGGCTTTCCACGATTCCAGTACCGGATATTTTTCAATAACTTTTTGTCCAAGGTAATTTATTGCATTTACATCTTCCAATACTTTCTCCTTGAATAATACCGGTGAAAATCCCTTACCGGAATATTTAAATGCGAGGATTGAATCCGTACTAATTTTTATTGGTCTAAAGAAACCGGTTTCCGTATTGCTTATCGTCTGCATATCCTTTTTTTCAAAATCATAGCGGAACGTATTGGATACTCCGGTCAAATAGGAAGTACCGTACAAATATTTTCCATCTGGTGAAAAAACAAAATTTGAAGCGGAGTTATTTTCAAACTCATAAAGCTCTTCAAAATCAAGCTTACCTTTAATTGCATTTTGAATATCAATCCTGACGAATTTTTGTTTTCCGCTTATTTCCGATTTAGTCCCGGTCAAATATTTCCCATCAGGAGAAACATCAATATCAAAAAGATCCTGCCCATAAGTAATTGAATAGATTGTATTCCAGCTTTCATAAGGAAACGGAATATGCACCAACAAAGAAATTCCATTGTTATGCTGCATTCCCCAAAGAGATTTATCTGCTTTATCAAATACTAAATCGCCAATCCTTGCTCTCTCAATTAGAGTTTTAGATTCATCAGTTACCAGATTGTATGAATTTATTGTTCTCCAGTTTTGGCTGTTATTGGTTGTGTAAAATAAAGTTGATGACGAATCATCGTAAGCAAGCGAGGTAACATAATACAGTGCTGGCGAAGGCATATCTATCAACTTTTCAATCTTTCCATCTGTTAAACTTATGGAAGAGATTTGAGCAAGCTGCCCCGGATAATTTATTCCAGCGTAAATTTTATTTTCTTTCCTGTTGTAAAACTGCCGGGAGACTGAGCCCAGAGTTTCCGTCCCAATTTTTTTAAATTCGGTAGTTGGATTCTCTCTTATCAATTTGATGTTGTCATTCTGCAAATCTTGCTCGAATGAAATCCATTTATCCCACTCGTTTCTTATTGTTGTTTTATATACTTCTTTGAATTGTGAATCATAAAGAGTGTAACTATCATCAGTTCTTTTGTACCAATTTAAAAGTTTCTCCGGTCCATATTGATAAGAAAGATAATTAACGAATCTTGTTCCGTATAAATAAGCATTCATACCAACTTGGAAATCTATTGTGGTTCCTTCCGATTCCAATCCCACAGCATTATAAAAATAACTGCTGTCATTTACCATTGATCTGAAAACCATTTCATCATAACCACCAAGAGCCCGTCCAACACCGCCGGCCATCCAGGTTTCCATAAATACAGCTATGCCCTCGTGGTACCAGCGTGGTGAGTAACGGCGCGGGCTTGCTAAAAAACTGTAAAGCAAAGAAAGTGGCTGCTGATTTGTTGAAGAAACTTTTCCGGAAAATAGTGATCGGAAAAATCTATCGCGGTTGTTGGGTTTATCGCACATAACTATGTGTGTTAATTCGTGATTCATCAACCAGTTCATTCTTTCATTAGCCGGCATTACATCGTATGCATAATCAAATGGTTCAATTGCTACAATTAAAAGGTTGAATGGAATATTGATTGCACCGGCAT
Protein-coding sequences here:
- a CDS encoding type II toxin-antitoxin system PemK/MazF family toxin, with protein sequence MIFIEKGEGVLKEESYVDCGQIRTVDKDARLITKYGSLSKSKMSEIDKALKISLSL
- the pstS gene encoding phosphate ABC transporter substrate-binding protein PstS: MKFRIIISTLLAIYFSSTSIAQLQLNGAGATFPFVIYSKWFDEYKNATGVQFNYQSIGSGGGIKQIIEGTVDFGATDGPMTDQQLADAKTKQGTDILHIPTVMGADVVCYNLPGVAKGLKFDGETLSAIFLGKITMWNDAGIKKLNPKLNLPNKAIIVAHRSDGSGTTYIFTDYLTKASKEWESKVGKGTSVNWPVGLGGKGNEGVAGLVKQTEGSIGYVELAYAVKNNIAYADMKNKAGKFIEATFASVSAAAEGASKNMPSDLRVSITDADGKDSYPISGFTWLLIYQNIKDDAKAKALVKFLKWAMNKGQSYATGLYYAPLPKAVVKLCEKKISLITVNGKKIK
- the pstC gene encoding phosphate ABC transporter permease subunit PstC, yielding MDSVEIKTAKKNIIKKFFSSYNFGDFIFERLTLLFAMSVFLLVLLMGYEMYQGSRISIEKFGWSFLTNSTWDPVREIYGALPIIYGTLVSSFLSLILALPLSIGVAIYLSEVAPPWLEKPLSFLVELLAGIPSVIYGLWGIFVLVPLIRNYIEPYLSDKLGFLPFFRGAPYGFGMLAAVLILTIMVLPIISSITRDVLKSVPHSLREAALALGATKWQSTIIILKDAKSGILGATMLGFGRAIGETMAVTMVIGNRALISPSLFDPSYTMASLIANEFTEATSDMYMSALIQLALVLFIITIIINALARFLVWSMSRKWKTI
- the pstA gene encoding phosphate ABC transporter permease PstA, giving the protein MENDIMNSKFFFYRKKITSTIMMSLTFVAALAAIVPLVFIFYYTISKGITYFNFSFFISMPKSVGETGGGMANAIVGTLILIGIGGAIGIPVGIMTGTYLSEFGNNKFGFLVRFLTDVLSGIPSIVVGVVAYTMIVVPMKHFSAFAGGVALGILMIPTITRTTEEMIKLVPHSLREAGLALGIPKWKTTTAIILRTAWKGIATGVLLGLSRAAGETAPLLFTALGNRFWSTNVGQPIASLTVYIYDYAKAPFEDWNQQAWTGALVLILLISILSLLFRIITRSKYKSN
- the pstB gene encoding phosphate ABC transporter ATP-binding protein PstB: MDIKLSIKNLEAYYGKNKVLKDISMEIPKNKVVAIIGPSGCGKSTFIRCLNRMHEVVGGTIKGSILLDGEELTKTDPVLLRKRVGMVFQKPNPFPTMSIFNNVAAGLRLNGIRNKKLITPIVERCLQQAALWDEVKDNLGDSGANISGGQQQRLCIARTLAVDPEIILMDEPASALDPISTAKIEELIFKLKKNYTIVIVTHNMQQAARVSDYTAFFYLGELIEYDVTKKIFTNPAKKQTEDYITGRFG
- the phoU gene encoding phosphate signaling complex protein PhoU, which encodes MLTQFEIKIEEIKKNILVMASIVDAMVEDAFAAIEKNDAEFIASIKLRDKTVDEYDILIQEKCEGVLALFQPVATDLRYIITVLMINNQLERCGDIAVNISQRIKKLGDAKNLFRESEIIDMGKQARLMVKEAIDSFINEDISLARTIREKDKIVDSYNKTIFNFLVEKMQADSSVINPASHMIIISKHIERLADHAKNIAEEVVFLIDAEIVVHRKNLKE
- a CDS encoding PrsW family intramembrane metalloprotease, with translation MNFIVALIPVFIFLLFLIYIDSFKLVKYFDLISCLIWGMISAGISYLINSFLLNELQISFITYSKYIAPLIEETLKASIIILLMYRGRIGFLIDGAVLGFAIGAGFSFVENIYYLNMIDSSNLTIWIVRGFGTALMHGSCTLIFSVIFMNMFSQKESFRFYLFFPGLIAAVVLHSIYNQFIVSPLISTLVICVSVPFIIILIFEQNEKSLRKWLEIEFDTELRLLNMAKSGQFSQTKSGRYIISIKDRFPGEIIIDMICYIRLYLELSLRAKSNLLLTESGFAVNKDEDVQQKLNELKYLKKNIGKTGILAISPVLRINQKDIWKLNQLGN